The genomic segment ACGATATTGGTGAACACCGTCAACATCGATGAGGGCAATTTCGCCTATGTCTGGCGGGCGTCGGATCGACAGAGTTTCGCCTACACAAACCCGCAGCCCTGGAGCGCCCCCTACATCTTCTTTCAACCCGATGAGGATGTCATGATCATCCAGAACACGGATCAACCCCCCCGTGCCTGGGTCTCTATTTTAAAACCGGATGGGCGCAAGGAAGGTCATTTGCTGCTTGATTCGCCCATTTTGCTCCAGACAGCTATCGAATCGCCAGACGAGCAATGGTTGGCGTTGGATTACTCCGTGAATTACCCCCACCGCTACCTTGATCTGCTCAGTGCCGATGGACGCCAACGCCAACGGATTGCTGAGTTTAACGAGGCAGAGGTTGCCCGCGAGTGGTTTGTGTGGGTGGGCGAAAGCCGCTTCTATTACACAGTGGTGAGGGGGCGTTTAGGCTTACCCCCCTCCCCAACGTGGGACATCCTTGGCTATGACATGGCAGCGCACCAACCCCTTGAGGTGGCGCGTGGGCTGCGTGACGCCCCTAGCCCTGAGCCAACCGCTAGTCAACCACAGCGGTGGGCGGTTACATTCCACGATCCCGATGAGACACAGCGCGTCGTCCTGATGAACATTGATGGAGCAGCGCAAACCACCCTTGTGAAGGGGGCAGATGATGCGGGCGCTCCCTATTGGTCGGGAGACGGCTCGCGGGTGGCTGTCGTTTGGGCAAAAGGAAAGGGTGCTGAGCGCTTAGTTTACCTGACCACCGCCCGCCGCGATGGATCGGAACAAACCACCTACCATCATGGGTTCTGGGATTACCGCGAACTGCGTTGGCTGGATAGCACAACCCTTGCCTTCATCAGTTGGGGTGGGGAAGGGCAGCCAACGCCGTTATGGGAGGCGCACCGTCTTGATGTTATCTCCCACGAACAGCGCGCCCTCACGCAAGAGATGCGTGAGATCACCCTCTTTCTGAATACCTCACCCAAAAGCCGTCTTAGCTTCTGGTGGCGAGATGGAGAAGGAAATATGGGCATGGATGCTTATACCTATGAGGGAACACGCCTTTGGCGTTATGTGGTTTCCGGGGAGGGCTGGCGTCCCATTGATGGCGTGCTTGATCGGTCTGGAATGTTCATGAGCAGCATTGCTGGCGATCCCAAGGCATTCCCCCTTGCCGATTTCAGCCTTGCCACGCTGAAACTTGGTCCATATCGCAATGAAGGCTTGTATCTCGCCCATAACGACGGATCGCCCGCCCTTCCTGTGGCAGGGGGGTTGTATGGCTTGGGCGATCCGCTGTGGTCGCCGGATGGAAAATTGTTTGCCTACACCTATAGCAAAAAGGCAGCCGATCCCATCGGCTTGCGCATCCTCACCGCCGAAGGCAACCAGCTATGGGATATTGACGTGGCGCGAAGCTACGCCAATTTGACCTGGACACCCTGCCAGAATCATTAGGCTCTGTTGATATTTTGGGTTCAGAACCCCTCTCCCCTTTCCCCGTAAACGGGGAAAGAGGGGCAAAACAGGTACGGGGCGGTTGGTTTTCAAGCCCCCAACGGGTGGCTGCTCATAGCCCGCTGCTTTAGCGGCGGGCGCAACCCTGCGTGCGCTCCGGCGGGGGCGCGGGTAAAGCCCACGCGCTAAGGATGATCACCCCGTTGGGGCTTAAAACAGCATAGACAATGCGGGGTTGTCTTTCAGCCCCGAAGGGGTGGTTACTTTCAGCCCGCTGCTTCAGCGGCGGGCGCTCACACATGGCGATGGGCGCAATGCCTTGCGCCCCTACGAGAAATAGACTGTGAACAGAACCTAAGTATCCATTCGTAAATTAAACAGTGAACCGTAGGGGGAGTGAAGGAATTTTTGAAATAGATTCTAACCTGTTGGGATTACGTAGGCGACCACACAGATCTGTCGCTACCACGTATTGGCGTGCAAGTACCCTTTCTTTGTCTGAAGAAGGAGTGAATTAGTATCTTCCTGATGTAGGACCAACTAATCGTTTTTACTGCCTCCATCATCCTCCATATCGCTTTCAAGGGCATCTTCTGGAATGCCTAAAATTGCCGCTCCCCGTTTTTTGTACGCCTGATAGCTCTTGAGATTGGTATAAGGTGATCCCTCAAAGCCATCTTCTCGTGCCATCGCACGGGTGCGATAATTCATCTAATAATCATCAAAGACTTCAATCCCTAGGTTGGCAAAGACCCCAGTTCCATTCATTAAACGATCCAGATGCGTTGTTGAGCCAATATTTTTGGTATTTCCGCTGCCGGGCATGTCCGAGGAGATGCGATATTTCTCGTGAAGAAAGAGTTGAAAGTCACTCGCCACAGAAGGAATCCTATCGAGATCGGCAAGCGTATAGACAGTTCGTTCGTCAATGTTTTCTACGCGATTGTAGATCACACCAAGGACATAATGCTTCGCATAGCGATTATAGGCAAATGTGCTGCTCACTGGAC from the Anaerolineales bacterium genome contains:
- a CDS encoding PD40 domain-containing protein — translated: MKTQLIRLPRLMLISFGVFLILSGLLYYGIYNRRRQPAGYTCFFFDEAQGRFLVDVESGVFVRDRREQTIQPSLYREYVGGRYAIAVQEYTPNDYTRWQLILEPTAGGRPIPITDRLLFAYTYAVAPGATPRLYFQTREADSSVWGHVVDVAEDGSLIESRFSLPNQAGYWRWSDDGTILVNTVNIDEGNFAYVWRASDRQSFAYTNPQPWSAPYIFFQPDEDVMIIQNTDQPPRAWVSILKPDGRKEGHLLLDSPILLQTAIESPDEQWLALDYSVNYPHRYLDLLSADGRQRQRIAEFNEAEVAREWFVWVGESRFYYTVVRGRLGLPPSPTWDILGYDMAAHQPLEVARGLRDAPSPEPTASQPQRWAVTFHDPDETQRVVLMNIDGAAQTTLVKGADDAGAPYWSGDGSRVAVVWAKGKGAERLVYLTTARRDGSEQTTYHHGFWDYRELRWLDSTTLAFISWGGEGQPTPLWEAHRLDVISHEQRALTQEMREITLFLNTSPKSRLSFWWRDGEGNMGMDAYTYEGTRLWRYVVSGEGWRPIDGVLDRSGMFMSSIAGDPKAFPLADFSLATLKLGPYRNEGLYLAHNDGSPALPVAGGLYGLGDPLWSPDGKLFAYTYSKKAADPIGLRILTAEGNQLWDIDVARSYANLTWTPCQNH